One genomic window of Dasypus novemcinctus isolate mDasNov1 chromosome 31, mDasNov1.1.hap2, whole genome shotgun sequence includes the following:
- the LOC101418803 gene encoding NADH dehydrogenase [ubiquinone] 1 alpha subcomplex subunit 3-like: MAAKAATFLKNAWAKELVLAVSFTIAGLAVILPSLSPYTKYASIINQATPCSYPVPVRDDGSMLDMPSHPQDPQGRSLERLRNL; this comes from the coding sequence ATGGCTGCAAAAGCCGCCACCTTCCTCAAGAATGCCTGGGCCAAGGAGCTGGTGCTGGCTGTGTCCTTCACCATTGCGGGCCTCGCTGTAATTCTGCCCTCACTCAGCCCCTACACCAAGTACGCCAGTATCATCAACCAGGCCACCCCGTGCAGCTACCCAGTGCCAGTCCGAGATGATGGCAGCATGCTGGACATGCCCAGCCACCCCCAGGATCCCCAGGGCCgaagcctggagaggctgaggaaccTGTGA